A single window of Lutzomyia longipalpis isolate SR_M1_2022 chromosome 1, ASM2433408v1 DNA harbors:
- the LOC129792447 gene encoding uncharacterized protein LOC129792447 — protein sequence MDVKSSVNSVPQWLSKEYIQKVLREYKNDNSLIVKSSECVQVGGNRGEQFPGLMWRFNVNYETKASHTVTKGTYIVKGSLDKKSAEWKIFSHLGLFQREMEFNEKIQKEMAKILSNIGDNSQIFPVAIAFDPDREAIVFQDLVPRGYKNVDKKTGLDLVHAEMVLSKLARMHAASVVLYQSEPEIADKFSVGLLSQENTELNKIFASTLDVLIEEVGKWDKFKNYPAKLKKVRKDFCQRASNAYRASDCFMNVLIHGDLCTKNVLFKYNSKNEPIDVLFVDLQLTSWTSPAVDLLYFFHTSLQENIRQGKIEHLVYFYHTELFQILSKFPTIQTIPSLAELQRMLHERRFITLFSGLLIQPAMIVDDETTKLSRDIGNDKGKICALYRNPKVQQAIKYLLPLLEKQGVFD from the exons ATGGACGTGAAATCTTCAGTGAATTCTGTCCCTCAGTGGCTCTCAAAGGAATACATTCAGAAAGTTTTGCGAGAATACAAAAATGACAATTCGTTGATTGTTAAATCCTCAGAATGTGTCCAAGTTGGTGGGAATAGAGGGGAACAATTCCCTGGTTTAATGTGGAGATTTAATGTGAATTACGAGACGAAGGCTTCGCATACTGTGACAAAGGGAACGTACATAGTTAAGGGATCCTTGGACAAGAAATCCgctgaatggaaaattttctctcatttggGACTTTTTCAGCGTGAAATGGagtttaatgagaaaattcagaagGAAATGGCGAAAATCCTTTCAAATATTGGCgataattcacaaatttttcccGTTGCGATTGCTTTTGACCCGGATAGGGAAGCGATTGTTTTTCAGGACCTAGTTCCACGGGGATATAAAAATGTCGATAAGAAGACGGGATTGGATTTGGTGCATGCTGAAATGGTTTTGAGTAAATTAGCAAGGATGCATGCGGCTTCAGTTGTGCTGTATCAGTCAGAACCTGAGATTGCGGATAAATTTTCAGTTGGACTCCTCAGTCAGGAGAATACGGagctcaataaaatatttgcatcCACCTTGGATGTGTTGATTGAGGAAGTTGGCAAATGGGATAAGTTTAAGAATTATCCAGCTAAGTTGAAGAAAGTTCGAAAAGATTTCTGCCAGAGAGCTAGCAATGCCTACAGAGCATCAGATTGTTTTATGAATGTCCTTATTCATGGGGATTTGTGTACAAAGAATGTCCTTTTCAAGTACAATTCAAAGAATGAACCAATTGACGTACTCTTCGTGGATCTTCAGCTCACCAGCTGGACATCCCCAGCTGTGGATTTACTCTACTTCTTCCACACATCCCTCCAGGAGAATATTCGTCAAGGAAAAATCGAACACTTGGTCTACTTCTATCATACAGAACTCTTTCAAATTCTCAGTAAATTCCCAACAATTCAGACAATTCCCTCCCTGGCAGAACTACAAAGAATGCTCCATGAGAGACGATTTATAA CTCTCTTTAGTGGACTCCTCATTCAACCAGCTATGATAGTGGATGATGAGACCACGAAGCTTTCACGTGACATTGGCAAtgacaaaggaaaaatttgtgCCCTCTACCGAAATCCAAAAGTTCAGCaagcaattaaatatttgctaCCATTACTGGAGAAACAGGgagtttttgattaa
- the LOC129792412 gene encoding uncharacterized protein LOC129792412, whose product MENELVEEVPRFLNKDYIEGLVRKIENTDNVKLEKFELRPVTKKGNHYASVMIRILVDYVVESKNHKHLPLILKTTYDEKHDETESIKLLKEFDIHSREMVMYAKVLDNFHKLLRSINDDTQFSARRYCEDKATNTMVFEDLMVRHYKCANRIERLDMAHAKLALKKLAKFHATSIMYKQKEPTAYAAFGKAFFSRDHPDARDFCLKQYDGLVELLSDLDGYEYYANKLIKFRDIFVEKGIELYDTQESNFNVLLHGDFWSNNMMFRYDSANNPVDVIFVDFQLPFWATPAIDILYFIHTSLKENLRLTKQNELVQFYYYALKEILIDGFKYTGKFPTLHEFQVIILQSSLQIFISAFLVQPIIILDEKIESDMFLLMNRDEAGMKFTHDMFHHPNTVEIVKNVLPYIDAIGILD is encoded by the exons atggagAATGAATTAGTGGAGGAAGTTCCGAGATTTTTGAATAAGGACTACATTGAGGGTCttgtgaggaaaattgaaaatacggATAATGTGAAGTTGGAAAAGTTTGAGTTGAGGCCAGTGACGAAAAAGGGTAATCACTATGCTAGTGTTATGATACGAATACTTGTGGATTATGTTGTTGAGtcaaaaaatcacaaacatTTGCCACTCATCCTGAAGACAACGTACGATGAGAAGCACGATGAAACTGAGAGCATAAAACTCCTTAAGGAATTCGACATTCATAGCCGGGAAATGGTGATGTACGCAAAAGTATTAGATAACTTCCACAAACTCTTGAGATCAATCAACGACGACACACAGTTTTCAGCTCGAAGGTATTGTGAAGATAAAGCAACCAATACGATGGTTTTTGAAGATCTCATGGTCAGACACTACAAGTGCGCTAATCGAATTGAACGATTGGACATGGCACACGCTAAATTAGCTTTGAAGAAGTTAGCAAAATTCCACGCAACCTCCATTATGTACAAGCAGAAGGAACCCACAGCTTATGCTGCCTTCGGTAAGGCCTTCTTCTCGCGTGATCATCCAGATGCTCGAGATTTCTGCTTGAAGCAATACGATGGGCTCGTTGAACTTCTCTCCGACCTGGATGGATACGAATACtatgcaaataaattgatcAAGTTCAGGGATATTTTTGTCGAGAAGGGCATTGAGTTGTATGACACGCAAGAATCCAACTTCAATGTCCTCCTCCACGGTGACTTCTGGTCTAACAACATGATGTTCCGATACGATAGTGCAAATAATCCAGTTGACGTTATTTTTGTGGACTTCCAATTACCATTCTGGGCCACCCCCGCAATTGATATTCTTTACTTCATTCACACCTCACTGAAGGAGAATTTGCGTCTCACCAAACAGAATGAGTTGGTGCAATTCTACTATTACGCCCTAAAAGAGATATTGATTGATGGCTTTAAATACACTGGAAAATTCCCAACACTTCATGAATTTCAAGTCATCATTCTACAGAGTAGTTTACAAA TTTTTATTTCTGCATTCCTCGTTCAACCAATCATCATTTtggatgagaaaattgaatcgGATATGTTTCTCCTTATGAACCGTGATGAGGCTGGCATGAAGTTCACCCACGATATGTTCCATCATCCTAATACAGTGGAAATAGTGAAGAATGTTCTTCCTTATATTGATGCTATAGGAATTTTAGattga